ATAAGTATTTGTTTATTGGTTGAGTAGTAACTAGTTATCTTGTTACAATGCAGGTATTAATCACCAATATTTCTCGATTTTGTCATAACCAATCTCCTTGTAGCAATATTTGATGAGTAAATAGCCAAATTGGTCCCCGAAAGATAGCTCTATCTCCATATTAGTCCCTgtaagaaaaagataataaaaattgtcCCCGAAAAATTTATAATTGGTAACGTTAGTTCTTCCATCAATATTCTGTTAATTCCGTCATTGACGCCGTTAACTATTGCTTATGTGGCTGTCAGTGTGGCATATCAGCATGCCTAGCTTGGCGCAGAGTGGCTAGTGATAAGATATGTTTCCATATGTATGTCAAATTAGTCCTAGGTCTATAAACCTTAATCCCTTTCTTCGTCTGAAATGCCATTGTTGCTGTAGCTTTAGATTGATTCTGCAGAGGCCGAAAATTCTTGAGCAACTACATGATGGGTAGCGTAGGTGGGGGTCGCAGTCGACAAGTGTCGCAATCACACGGAAGCCATGGTTCGAGCTCTTCACTGCGGTGGCAGAGGAAGAACTCTGACCTAGTGTGCTTTTGTAGGCTGAAGACAGTGATCAAGAAGTCTGTGACAAAAGAAAATCCTGATAGATTATTCCATGCTTGTCCAAGATACCGGGTGAGTTATGAATGTAGTGTTGTTGAAACTTCTAATTATTTGAGTGGGATTTTGACATTTTTGTATCTTGATGTTGTGCAGAAGGACAGCCACTACAATTACTTTAGGTGGGATGAGGATGATGAGTATGAAGGATTAGAGCACTTAGGAGAAGTTAAAACTGATGCAGAAATGAAGAGTGATGCTGTTTTCTTGAACCATAATAtatcatggagaatgatgagcTTAGAGGCTGAAGTTAAAGCACTTAGGATGAAACTATATTTTGGATTAATAATTGTGATTGTAGTTTTTATGATTATGTGTATGTTCTTTGGTGAGAAGTGAAGCAGTTACTGTGAAAACGTGGATGTTGTGAACGTTGATagtttgttgttgttgtgaaAACCTTGTATGTTCATGTTTCTTTACTAGTAGAAAGGTTATTTACATCCAACATTGTTGCTAATCATAACATAATGTAAGCAAATCAGAATTAGCATAATTAAAATTAAGTGAAGTAGGAAAAGCATAACATCACCAATGGTGTACTAGTTTCCATTGTCTCAGATTCAAATAACAACACTGTTTTAACATGATAATAACAAAAAAGGTAGTAGCTGACAGTTGAATAGCAGTATACCATAAAGGGCTATACAAAAAATAGGGCTATTGAAGATACCACAACTACCACATTATTTATAAATGGTAAAATTTGGCTCTAACAAAATAACAGATACTAATTGCCCTATATTTTATATCTTCAAGTCTTGAAGTCATTCCATGTCTTTTTTTCTGGGAGGTTTGAAACCCGGAGTTAGAACAAATGTCATAAAGCTGGCAAGTTTCATGGCTGTTGCAGAGCTGCTACCCTTGATGGTTTCAGCAGATACAGCAACTGGTCCTGGAGAGGCATTTTCCTTTGCCCTGGCCATGGTGACATGGAGTTTTGGAGGCCTTCCTCTACCTCTACTCTGCGTCAAACAATTATCATCATTGTCTCAAATAAAAACAGCTACAAGTAACTAATGCTCAATTTAAAACTCTTTAGAAGATAACCTGagtaactgatgagcggataatttgtatgctttttggcattgtttttacatagtttttaatttgttttagttattttttagtatatttttattagtttttatgcaaaaatcacatttctggactttactatgagtttatgtgtttttctgtgattttaggtattttctggctgaaattgagggatctaagcaaaaatctgattcagaggctgagaaagaaAGGAATgaagatgctattggattctgacctccctgcactcgaactggattttctggagctacaaaaacccaattggagcgctcttaattgcattgaaaagtagacatcttgggctttccagcaatatagaatagtccatactttgcctgagatttgatggcccaaactggcgtccaaacgcccactaGAGACTCTTTTAtcgcgtaaaacgccagaactggcaccaaagctggagttaaatgccgaaactggcaccaaaactggcgtttaaactccaagaagagcctatgcacgtgaaatcttcaatgctcagcccaaacacacactaaGTGGGTCCCGAAAGtcgatttctgcactatctacacttagttactcattttctgtaaacctagtttactagtttagtataaatagcactttttactattgtattcatatctttagatcatttttgatctcttgatcatgttttgggggctggccattcggccatgcctggaccttcatcattTATGTagtttcaacggtggagtttctacagctcatagattaaggtgtggagctctgctgttcctcatgaattaatgcaaagtactatcgtttttctatttaattcatgcttattcttattctaagatattcactcgtacttcaacctgatggatgtgatgatctgtgacactcatcatcatcctcccttatgaacacgtgcctaacaaccaccttcgttctatctgcaagagcttgagtgtgtatctcttggcctcctggttcacgatgcatggttgcctctcctgacaacagagcctttcATTCCGTGAGataagaatcttcgtggtataagctagaatcaattggcagcattcttgagatccgaaaagtctaaacattgtctgtggtattccgagtaggatctgggatgggatgactgtgacgagcttcaaactcgtgactgttgggcgcagtgacagtgtgcaaaaggatcaatggatcttattctgacacaatcgggaaccgacagatgattagccatgtggGAAACTGTAGCGGatatgttttcactgagaggacggatggtagccattgacaaaggtgatccaccaacatacagcttgccatggaagggagtacgcatgattggataaggacaataggaaagcagaggctcagagggaacaaagcatctccatacgcttatctgaaattctcaccaatgaattgcataagtatctctatcctattttatgttttatttctcttttaattatcaaaacctcataaccatttgaatctgcctgactgagatttacaagatgaccatagcttgcttcaagccgacaatctccatgggatcgacccttactcacgtaaggtattacttggacgatccagtgcacttgctggtcagctgcgcAGAGTTGTGAGAGAAGTGTGAActcacgatttcgtgtaccaatAACATTGGTTGAGGTCTGTGATTGTTGTGTCAGTGGAAGCTAAGCATGCTGAGTAATAGAAATTTCAGTCTATTCATCTAGAGCTGCTGCTGCTACTGCAG
Above is a genomic segment from Arachis stenosperma cultivar V10309 chromosome 1, arast.V10309.gnm1.PFL2, whole genome shotgun sequence containing:
- the LOC130979249 gene encoding uncharacterized protein LOC130979249; this encodes MGSVGGGRSRQVSQSHGSHGSSSSLRWQRKNSDLVCFCRLKTVIKKSVTKENPDRLFHACPRYRKDSHYNYFRWDEDDEYEGLEHLGEVKTDAEMKSDAVFLNHNISWRMMSLEAEVKALRMKLYFGLIIVIVVFMIMCMFFGEK